The Tissierellales bacterium genome includes the window TGGGCCAAGACCAATTGCTCTTGGAAAGTTAAATACTGTAGCTAGGGGATATATTCAATTGATGAAAGCAATGGAAGAATTGACAATAGAAGCAGCAGTTACAGGTGACTATGGTGCAGCATTACAGGCATTTACTATTAACCCATTAGTACCAGCTGGAACAATAGCTAAAGAATTATTAAATGAATTATTAATAGCTTATAAAGATTGTCTACAACAGTTTAAAGATTCTATTGAAAAAATGAAAAAGAAGGCAGATAATACAAATCTATAATAGTCGAATAAAGTAGGAAAAAGGGACTATCCCTTCTTCTCACTTTATTTATGATATACTGAGAAAAAGAGATGCGCTTTTTTTCGCTTCAGGAGGGGATAGAAAATGATTTTTGATTGTCATGGTGACATTTGGACAGATGTTACTATACAAAGGAGTAAAGGAAAAAAAGATGTTATAAAAAATAGACATTTAAATAGATTAAGAAAAGGAAATATTATAGGTGGAATATTCGTTCTGTGGATAGATCCACCTTATAACAAAAATCCAGAAAAAAGATTTATGGAGATGATAGGTTCAACTGCTACGGAAATAATTGAAAATCAGGATATTTTAAAAATAGTTTTAGAAAATGAAGATTTTAACAAGGCATTAGAAGAAGACAAATTAGCTGTTGTTATTGGTGTTGAGGGATTAAGTGGGATTGGAAAGAACATAGATTTAATAAACGCCTTATATATGTTTGGAGTAAGGCATGTTTCTCTTACTTGGAATGAGGAAAATGCATTGGCTACCGGAGTTAGAGGGAATCCTAATAGAGGGCTAACAAAATTAGGGGAGAAAGCAATTAGCTTAATAGAAGAACGAGGAATAATAATTGATGTTTCCCATGCTAATGATAAAAGTTTTTGGGATATATATGAAAAGACTACTAAGCCTTTTATAGCTTCTCATTCAAATTGTAGAAAACTTTGCAATGTAAAAAGAAACCTTACTGATGAACAGCTTAAAGCTATTAGCCATAAGGGTGGTCTTGTTGGGTTAAATTCATTTAATGAATTCGTCCATCCAGATAAGGATAAGCGGGATTTAAAGCATTTAGTAGATCATTTAGATCATATGGTAGAAATTATAGGGATCGATCATATATGCTTTGGATTTGATTTTTTTGACTTTCTTAAAAATGATACTACTGATGATTTTGTAGAAGAGGATACTGTTGCAACTTTAGGCTTTGAAAATGTTTCTAAGACTCAGGATTTAATTAATGAGATGATTATGAGGGGATATAGTAATGAAGATATCAAGAAAATATCTTATAAAAATTTTTACAAATTCATAAAAGAAATATTAGTATAATTATTATTAGAGAAGGGGAAAAACAATGGTTTCCTCTTCTCATTAACTTTAAAGGCGTAGATGTTTCACTTCTCTATACTTTCTATAGGCCATAATCTTTTTTATTTTTTTAACATTTTCTTCGTTTTCTCTAGATAAATCCTCATTTTTTTCAATTTTAATTAATATCCTATCTAATTCCTTATGATTTAGACCTAATGCAAACTCATCAGTAATTCCTGGAGCTATATCAGGACTGGGCTTTTTATCAATTATTTTTTGTGGGATATTTAGTTTGTTGGCAAGTTCAAAAACTTCTGTTTTATAAAGGTGACATATAGGTTCAATATCACATACTTCGTCTCCCCATTTTGTATAAAATCCTGTAAAGGCCTCTGTTTTATTAGTACATCCAGCTACTGCATAGCCTAATTGCTCAGCGTGGAAGTATAATACAATAGATCTGACCCTAGGTTTTGCTCTATAATAAGCAAGGCTTTCAGAAAAGATTTTGTCACCTTGAGTGGCTAAATCTTGGATGAATGGATTTTCTTCATTAGTCCAAATGTTTTGGGAATATCTAGTTTGTAAGGATTTTGGGAATGGAAATGCAGGAGGCTTAAGGGAGTATACTCCTATTTTTCTTAAAATGTTGGTAATATTTTTTATTTTATAATCAATTTCTAAATAGTCACATACAAGTTTTGCGTCATCAACTGTATCTGATGATGAATCTCTTTCTGGAAGTATTAAACCAAAGACTCTATCCTTCCCTAGAGAATCTACTAGAAGTTTTCCTACTACTGCAGAGTCAATTCCACCACTGATGCCTATGACTACACCGTTATAATTATATTTTTCTATACTATTTTGTATAAAGGTTCTTATTTTTTCCACAATACCACCTCTTATTTAGAATTGACTTAATACATTTAATTATTCTATCTTAATATGATTGTATTTTATCAAATAGGCATTGTCAATGAATGAAAAAAGAATTATGATTTTTCGCATTTCTTCTATTATATGAGGTATATATTTCTGTGTTTTTATGATATATTGTATTATAATGACAGAAAAGAGAATAGGATAAGATGAATAATGTCCTTGTGAACTACCACCACTTATAGAAGTGATGGCTTCCTGCTTCCTAGAACATAGCAAATGATCCATTAAAATAATATAAAATTAATTAGAGGCATAAAAAAATAATACTTGATTTAAAAAGGGG containing:
- a CDS encoding membrane dipeptidase; the protein is MIFDCHGDIWTDVTIQRSKGKKDVIKNRHLNRLRKGNIIGGIFVLWIDPPYNKNPEKRFMEMIGSTATEIIENQDILKIVLENEDFNKALEEDKLAVVIGVEGLSGIGKNIDLINALYMFGVRHVSLTWNEENALATGVRGNPNRGLTKLGEKAISLIEERGIIIDVSHANDKSFWDIYEKTTKPFIASHSNCRKLCNVKRNLTDEQLKAISHKGGLVGLNSFNEFVHPDKDKRDLKHLVDHLDHMVEIIGIDHICFGFDFFDFLKNDTTDDFVEEDTVATLGFENVSKTQDLINEMIMRGYSNEDIKKISYKNFYKFIKEILV
- the nadE gene encoding NAD(+) synthase — its product is MEKIRTFIQNSIEKYNYNGVVIGISGGIDSAVVGKLLVDSLGKDRVFGLILPERDSSSDTVDDAKLVCDYLEIDYKIKNITNILRKIGVYSLKPPAFPFPKSLQTRYSQNIWTNEENPFIQDLATQGDKIFSESLAYYRAKPRVRSIVLYFHAEQLGYAVAGCTNKTEAFTGFYTKWGDEVCDIEPICHLYKTEVFELANKLNIPQKIIDKKPSPDIAPGITDEFALGLNHKELDRILIKIEKNEDLSRENEENVKKIKKIMAYRKYREVKHLRL